The following are from one region of the Salicibibacter kimchii genome:
- a CDS encoding ABC transporter permease, translating to MSPVDLWRERAQDYWSVAIRYIRLMANSGLMVATYGTLLIIGLYYQSFLDWLPADFPVLQILTVLFAFLLTRSPVRTFVKEGDLVFLLPFEAHMAPYIRRSLLYSWVFQSAVIFFLLFLLAPLYIERMPGDTMALSIIMGALILGKLWNVLAEWGELRQQFSVSHWRHRWLRFVVNLVLVFFLLQTDWGFAVATAMIMMVVFVVYYRQMYANHFLKWETLLQQEHRRLNAFYRFANAFTDVRHIKSPVHRRRWLANQFDRVNHRKANTYIYLYGKTFARSGDYFGVFIRLCLVGGLLIYASPEAWEWLVVVIVGLFIYMTGAQLVPLYAHHDILLWPFIYPVPNSTRRRALQSLLRGLLLVQTLWFTVVAALTPLPVIIAVLTALAGAAVSFYFTEFRLNKIVEKNPDGKRP from the coding sequence ATGAGTCCGGTAGATCTATGGCGTGAACGTGCACAAGATTATTGGAGCGTAGCCATTCGTTACATACGTTTAATGGCAAATAGCGGCTTGATGGTGGCAACCTATGGAACGCTGTTGATTATCGGCCTTTATTACCAATCATTCCTGGATTGGCTTCCCGCCGATTTCCCTGTCTTGCAAATCCTCACGGTACTGTTTGCTTTTTTGCTTACACGCAGCCCGGTGCGTACGTTCGTAAAAGAAGGCGATCTTGTTTTCCTGCTTCCGTTCGAAGCCCACATGGCCCCTTATATACGCAGGTCATTGCTGTATAGCTGGGTGTTTCAAAGCGCGGTTATCTTTTTTCTTTTGTTTTTATTGGCGCCTCTTTATATAGAGCGGATGCCGGGCGATACAATGGCTTTGTCGATTATTATGGGCGCGCTGATTTTGGGAAAATTATGGAACGTTTTAGCTGAATGGGGAGAACTCCGCCAACAGTTTTCTGTCTCTCATTGGCGCCATCGCTGGCTTCGTTTCGTCGTTAATCTTGTATTGGTCTTTTTTCTGTTGCAAACCGATTGGGGATTCGCGGTTGCTACGGCGATGATTATGATGGTTGTTTTCGTCGTGTACTATCGGCAAATGTATGCCAACCATTTTCTGAAGTGGGAAACGTTGCTTCAGCAAGAACATCGGCGATTGAACGCTTTTTACCGATTTGCCAATGCCTTTACCGATGTGCGGCATATCAAATCACCGGTACATAGACGCCGTTGGTTGGCCAATCAATTTGATCGTGTGAATCATCGCAAGGCAAATACGTATATATATTTATACGGGAAAACATTTGCCCGCTCCGGAGATTATTTCGGTGTTTTTATTCGATTGTGCCTTGTGGGCGGACTATTGATTTATGCTTCGCCGGAAGCCTGGGAATGGTTAGTCGTTGTCATTGTCGGGTTGTTTATTTATATGACGGGTGCGCAGTTGGTCCCCCTGTATGCGCACCATGACATTTTATTATGGCCCTTCATTTATCCCGTGCCCAACAGCACTCGAAGACGCGCGCTTCAATCTCTTCTTCGGGGCCTCTTGCTCGTGCAAACCCTTTGGTTCACGGTAGTCGCGGCCTTAACACCGCTACCGGTAATCATCGCGGTGCTCACGGCACTGGCAGGGGCAGCGGTCAGTTTCTATTTCACGGAGTTTAGACTGAATAAAATCGTCGAGAAAAATCCCGATGGTAAGCGCCCGTAA
- a CDS encoding amidohydrolase, which translates to MEEQLYQTLTDHYQEMVEIRRHLHQYPEISFEEVETPKYIARYHERLGNPVKTGVGGRGVVAILKGGKPGPTIALRADFDALPIQDQKDVSYKSKIDGAMHGCGHDGHTATLLVLAKALSEQAESLKGTVVFIHQHAEEHAPGGAEPMIADGCLDGIDVIFGTHLWAVDPLWTIQQRSGPFMAATDQFYIDIEGVSGHGAAPHTGKDAIVIGSQMVNTIQTLVSRRVDPLESAVISIGNFVAENPYNVIAGTASLVGTVRTFKEDIRAQIEQELTDIVTGTAKTMGAKADFKYEHGYAPVINDEATNDYLASIASTVPGVERVDKREPIMAAEDFSAYLKKKKGTFFFTGAAFPDREENYPHHHPKFDFDERAMLIAAKTLGKAVLAYN; encoded by the coding sequence ATGGAGGAGCAACTGTATCAAACGTTAACGGATCATTATCAAGAAATGGTTGAAATACGAAGGCATTTGCATCAGTACCCTGAAATTTCCTTCGAGGAAGTAGAAACACCTAAGTACATTGCCCGTTATCACGAAAGGTTGGGGAACCCGGTGAAAACAGGGGTGGGCGGCCGCGGGGTTGTCGCGATCCTAAAGGGTGGAAAGCCGGGGCCTACCATCGCTTTACGCGCAGATTTCGATGCGCTCCCCATTCAGGACCAAAAGGATGTTTCTTATAAGTCCAAAATCGATGGCGCGATGCACGGTTGCGGGCATGATGGACATACTGCCACCCTTCTCGTACTAGCGAAAGCTTTGAGTGAACAAGCGGAAAGCCTGAAAGGCACGGTTGTTTTCATTCATCAACATGCCGAGGAGCACGCCCCCGGAGGCGCTGAACCGATGATTGCAGATGGGTGCCTCGATGGGATCGATGTTATTTTCGGCACCCACCTTTGGGCCGTTGATCCTCTATGGACGATCCAACAACGCAGTGGGCCGTTTATGGCTGCCACCGATCAATTTTATATCGATATCGAGGGCGTGAGTGGCCACGGCGCTGCTCCCCACACGGGAAAAGATGCAATTGTCATTGGATCCCAAATGGTGAACACCATTCAAACGTTAGTTTCCCGGCGTGTCGATCCTCTGGAGTCTGCTGTCATTTCCATCGGAAATTTTGTTGCCGAAAATCCTTATAACGTGATTGCAGGCACTGCTTCTCTCGTAGGTACCGTTCGAACGTTCAAGGAGGATATTCGAGCCCAAATTGAACAGGAACTTACCGACATCGTCACCGGTACAGCTAAAACAATGGGAGCAAAAGCGGACTTCAAATACGAGCACGGGTACGCGCCTGTCATTAACGATGAAGCGACGAACGACTACCTTGCTTCGATAGCTTCAACGGTTCCTGGTGTGGAACGCGTGGATAAACGGGAGCCAATTATGGCTGCGGAAGACTTCAGCGCATATCTGAAGAAAAAGAAAGGGACATTTTTCTTCACCGGTGCTGCCTTTCCCGATCGCGAGGAAAATTATCCCCATCATCACCCTAAATTTGACTTTGATGAACGGGCCATGCTCATTGCCGCCAAAACACTCGGTAAAGCTGTGCTCGCCTATAATTAA
- a CDS encoding ABC transporter ATP-binding protein yields the protein MTSLLNVEALTGGYSPTKPVIQGVSFQIKAGEVVALIGLNGAGKSTTIKHILGLLEPQGGRIEIRGQTMEDDIDRYRKTMGYIPETPILYEELTLWEHLRLTAMAYGIEDDTWKNRAEMLIETFRMKKMAHWFPSHFSKGMRQKVMVMCAFLVEPKLYVVDEPFVGLDPVGIQSLLEQMMMMKENGAGILMSTHILTTAEKHCDRFILLHDGHVYMQGTMEELRQQAGMPEADLDTLYIEMTKESSV from the coding sequence ATGACATCACTGCTTAACGTTGAAGCCTTGACCGGGGGGTACAGCCCGACGAAGCCGGTCATTCAAGGCGTTTCTTTTCAAATAAAGGCCGGAGAGGTCGTTGCGTTAATTGGGCTGAACGGAGCCGGGAAAAGTACGACAATTAAGCATATTTTAGGATTGTTGGAGCCCCAGGGCGGCCGCATTGAAATCCGGGGACAAACAATGGAGGACGACATAGACCGGTATAGAAAAACGATGGGCTATATTCCGGAGACACCTATCCTTTACGAAGAACTTACGCTTTGGGAACATCTTCGCTTGACCGCGATGGCTTATGGCATCGAGGACGACACGTGGAAAAATCGCGCGGAGATGTTAATTGAAACATTTCGAATGAAAAAAATGGCCCATTGGTTTCCGAGCCACTTTTCTAAGGGAATGCGGCAAAAGGTGATGGTGATGTGCGCGTTTCTCGTTGAACCGAAGCTATATGTCGTCGATGAACCATTTGTAGGCTTGGATCCGGTAGGCATTCAGTCGTTGTTGGAACAAATGATGATGATGAAGGAAAACGGGGCCGGCATTCTGATGAGCACCCATATTCTCACCACGGCGGAAAAACATTGCGATCGTTTTATTTTGTTACATGATGGCCACGTCTATATGCAAGGAACGATGGAAGAATTGAGGCAGCAAGCCGGGATGCCGGAAGCGGATTTGGACACGCTCTACATTGAAATGACGAAGGAGTCATCCGTATGA
- a CDS encoding YpmS family protein, translated as MNWKMAFFILIGINTAVIASFWLLLSPIGSDSAPEKIPEGEMPSQQEEVFFTAETSVDQIRSYMHSETGEAIDIHMEDGEIIFTGTYTFFGMDVDLNLHLVPTVAESGNLRLEENGIAIGPLNVPSSAVLRAVSEQADLPQFVHVYPQEGVIDVHLNDIDIGDNLYLRIAASGVEDGLIPLEGVYDDT; from the coding sequence ATGAACTGGAAGATGGCTTTTTTCATTCTCATAGGGATCAACACCGCCGTTATCGCAAGCTTCTGGTTACTCCTTTCACCGATCGGTTCGGATTCAGCGCCTGAGAAAATACCGGAGGGAGAGATGCCTTCTCAACAGGAAGAAGTGTTCTTCACGGCGGAGACTTCGGTGGATCAGATTCGTTCCTATATGCATTCGGAAACGGGGGAGGCCATTGATATCCATATGGAAGATGGAGAAATCATATTCACTGGCACGTATACGTTTTTTGGCATGGACGTTGATCTTAATCTTCATTTGGTCCCAACGGTAGCGGAGAGCGGAAATTTGCGTCTCGAAGAGAACGGTATTGCCATTGGTCCCCTCAATGTCCCATCATCAGCCGTGCTGAGGGCTGTAAGCGAACAGGCAGACCTCCCTCAATTTGTTCACGTATATCCTCAAGAGGGGGTCATCGATGTTCATCTGAATGATATTGATATCGGTGATAATCTTTACTTGCGCATCGCCGCCTCCGGAGTGGAAGATGGGTTGATTCCGCTTGAAGGTGTATACGATGATACGTGA
- a CDS encoding YjcZ family sporulation protein gives MSAGYGYGGGFALIVVLFILLIIVGASWF, from the coding sequence ATGTCAGCCGGCTATGGATATGGCGGTGGCTTTGCGCTCATCGTTGTCCTGTTTATCTTGCTAATCATTGTAGGTGCCTCTTGGTTCTAA
- a CDS encoding YjcZ family sporulation protein, translating to MGYGYGGGFALLVVLFILLIIIGASWGGYGGW from the coding sequence ATGGGATACGGTTACGGCGGAGGTTTCGCGCTCCTAGTCGTACTATTCATCTTGCTTATTATCATCGGAGCTTCCTGGGGAGGCTACGGTGGTTGGTAA
- a CDS encoding HIT family protein has product MSAPSDCIFCKIVSGDIPSNKIYEDDDVVAFLDLSQVTEGHTLLIPKDHQADIFELQEETAAKLFTKAPKIARALKKTFEFEGLNIANNNGQKADQTIFHYHLHFIPRYGQEVLYNWGDNSDKYSDEDLKSYAQAVQANIE; this is encoded by the coding sequence ATGTCTGCACCATCCGATTGCATCTTTTGTAAAATTGTATCGGGGGACATCCCATCGAACAAAATTTATGAAGACGATGACGTTGTTGCTTTTTTAGATCTAAGTCAAGTAACTGAAGGCCACACGTTGTTAATCCCAAAAGACCATCAGGCTGATATTTTCGAGTTACAAGAAGAAACAGCCGCGAAGTTGTTCACAAAAGCACCGAAAATTGCCCGCGCATTAAAGAAAACATTTGAATTCGAAGGATTAAATATTGCGAATAACAACGGGCAAAAAGCGGATCAAACGATCTTTCACTATCATTTGCATTTCATTCCCCGTTACGGCCAAGAAGTCCTTTACAATTGGGGCGATAACAGTGACAAATATTCGGATGAAGATTTAAAATCCTACGCGCAAGCCGTTCAAGCAAACATAGAGTAA
- a CDS encoding peptidylprolyl isomerase — MKKRKIALAACITGAIALTACNDDGNADNDSGEEIANIDGTSLTEEALTNELKNEFGPQLFNQMIQDTILRQQAEELDIGEEEVDSELEDMREQMGVEDDEQLLEMLQMQLQIPVDSIDELKEDFLLPQVVIQELSTAEVDITEEDKEDYYEENEEALTEVEVRHILVEDEETAEEVLSELEDGTSFEDAVEEYSQDTASVPEGGNVGSFPQEGHQMDENFAEAAFELDVGEISDPVESQMGYHIIEVLDRNETYEELEEEIESSLTQEQSKSPEEVVQELMENADIEITDSNYEDWLEEPGAMAM; from the coding sequence TTGAAAAAAAGAAAAATTGCCCTGGCAGCCTGCATCACAGGGGCTATTGCCTTAACTGCATGCAATGATGATGGAAATGCAGATAACGATTCCGGTGAGGAAATTGCCAATATCGACGGAACTTCATTAACGGAAGAAGCGCTTACGAATGAACTAAAAAATGAATTTGGCCCTCAGCTGTTCAACCAAATGATCCAAGACACGATCCTGAGGCAACAGGCAGAAGAACTTGATATCGGGGAAGAAGAAGTAGATTCGGAACTCGAGGACATGCGTGAACAGATGGGCGTCGAAGATGACGAACAACTACTGGAGATGCTGCAAATGCAGTTGCAAATCCCGGTTGATTCCATCGATGAACTGAAAGAAGACTTTTTGCTCCCCCAAGTCGTGATCCAGGAGCTGTCCACCGCGGAGGTAGACATTACAGAAGAAGATAAAGAAGACTATTACGAAGAAAATGAAGAAGCACTGACCGAAGTGGAAGTCAGACATATTCTCGTCGAAGATGAGGAAACGGCCGAAGAAGTTTTAAGCGAACTTGAAGATGGGACAAGCTTTGAAGACGCGGTCGAAGAATATTCCCAGGATACGGCAAGTGTTCCGGAAGGCGGGAATGTTGGATCGTTCCCTCAAGAAGGACACCAAATGGATGAAAATTTCGCTGAGGCTGCATTTGAATTGGATGTAGGAGAGATCAGCGATCCCGTGGAGTCACAAATGGGATATCACATCATCGAAGTGCTGGACCGCAATGAAACGTATGAAGAGCTTGAAGAAGAAATAGAGTCAAGCCTGACACAGGAACAGTCTAAATCGCCGGAAGAAGTCGTCCAAGAACTTATGGAAAATGCCGATATCGAAATTACAGACAGCAACTATGAAGATTGGCTCGAAGAGCCCGGGGCAATGGCCATGTAA
- a CDS encoding cytochrome c biogenesis CcdA family protein, with protein MDDISLGVALLAGLVSFFSPCIFPLVPAFLAQLTGTDISNGAVNANRQIILSRSLGFIAGFTAIFLLMGASATLIGEWFQMYSGALEQIGGIIIVLFGLQMSGIISLRSLMTEKRIGNKSPKKAKSFLGSVAFGVVFAAGWTPCIGVVLGSILAIASTEGSMLAGSGMLFVYSMGLGIPFLAVSLIYARSLNKLSRLNRFLPKVQQIGGVIMILFGILMFSGYFQVISSYLARISPGWL; from the coding sequence ATGGATGATATTTCGCTCGGGGTTGCGCTTCTTGCCGGTTTGGTCTCGTTTTTCTCTCCGTGCATTTTTCCGCTCGTCCCAGCTTTTTTAGCGCAACTAACCGGAACAGACATTTCCAATGGTGCTGTTAATGCAAACCGACAAATTATATTGTCGAGAAGTCTCGGGTTTATCGCGGGCTTCACCGCCATTTTTTTATTGATGGGAGCATCAGCCACGCTTATTGGAGAATGGTTCCAAATGTATAGCGGCGCCCTCGAACAAATCGGCGGCATCATCATTGTCCTATTCGGATTGCAAATGTCCGGGATCATTTCACTTCGTTCTCTCATGACTGAAAAACGCATCGGCAATAAATCGCCGAAAAAAGCAAAAAGTTTTCTCGGGTCTGTCGCCTTTGGGGTCGTGTTCGCAGCTGGGTGGACCCCTTGCATCGGTGTTGTACTTGGTTCCATTTTGGCCATTGCCAGCACGGAAGGTTCCATGCTTGCCGGTTCGGGAATGCTCTTCGTTTATTCGATGGGGCTTGGCATCCCATTCTTGGCCGTGTCCTTGATTTATGCACGCTCATTGAACAAGCTCAGTCGTCTTAATCGCTTTTTACCGAAAGTCCAGCAAATCGGTGGAGTGATCATGATTCTATTCGGCATTTTAATGTTCTCCGGATATTTCCAGGTTATTTCCAGCTACCTCGCGAGAATCTCTCCCGGTTGGCTATGA
- a CDS encoding EcsC family protein yields MTAKVQMNEWRRKMSKNPSLTKTWTKGFQNKINQRIPDRVHQTVASAVRSMIETTLTGSDYVTATEPLKEGTLKDREEQLEETIRKYKRTASIEGAGTGFGGIFLSMTDFPLLLAIKMRFLFTAAHLYGFDPVKMEERLFLLQIFQMAFSGNKNKQETLVRMDDWEGFTSDFPGELTADEAMDWVAFQLEYRDFIDVPKTLQLIPGFGAIVGATINYHFLDLLGEAAKNCYRIRWFRQ; encoded by the coding sequence ATGACGGCAAAAGTACAAATGAACGAATGGCGAAGAAAAATGTCCAAAAATCCGTCGCTGACAAAGACATGGACGAAAGGGTTTCAAAATAAAATCAATCAACGAATTCCCGATCGAGTGCATCAAACGGTAGCATCGGCAGTTCGAAGCATGATCGAAACGACCCTTACCGGTTCTGACTATGTAACGGCAACGGAACCGCTGAAAGAGGGGACGCTAAAAGATCGGGAAGAACAATTGGAAGAAACGATTCGTAAGTATAAGCGGACAGCAAGTATTGAAGGAGCGGGTACGGGTTTTGGTGGTATTTTTTTGAGTATGACAGACTTCCCGCTTCTTTTAGCGATCAAAATGCGTTTTTTATTCACGGCCGCGCATCTCTACGGATTTGACCCCGTAAAAATGGAAGAACGCCTGTTTTTGTTGCAAATCTTCCAGATGGCGTTTTCAGGAAATAAAAACAAACAGGAGACTCTCGTACGTATGGACGATTGGGAAGGGTTTACGAGTGATTTTCCAGGAGAGTTGACAGCGGATGAAGCAATGGATTGGGTCGCGTTTCAATTGGAATATCGTGATTTTATCGACGTGCCGAAAACATTGCAGCTGATCCCTGGCTTTGGGGCAATTGTCGGGGCAACGATTAATTATCATTTTCTTGATCTATTGGGGGAAGCGGCAAAAAATTGCTATCGGATCCGTTGGTTTCGTCAATAA
- the serC gene encoding 3-phosphoserine/phosphohydroxythreonine transaminase, translated as MTNRMHNFNAGPAALPAEVLRKAAAELEDYNGTGMSIMEHSHRGESYETVHYEAIATAKRLLGISDAYDILLLQGGASLQFAMVPYNLLAQGKKANYILTGSWSEKAKKEADHLGETYSGASGKDNHYSRVPDFDTIRTDATDAYIHLTSNNTIYGTAWQDFTRVSEWEAPVIADMSSDIFSRPLPVENFDLIYAGAQKNIGPSGVTLVIISKTLLEKTAAIAGDVPAILRYRTHAEKTSLYNTPPTFAVYMLKNTLQWIEANGGLQAMDARNREKAGRLYDAIDESDGFYRGHAHPSSRSNMNVTFTLPTEELTERFLEGAKNKGFSGLNGHRSVGGCRASIYNAVPLESCEALRDFMVAFQKKHQ; from the coding sequence ATGACAAACAGAATGCACAACTTTAATGCCGGTCCGGCCGCTCTTCCGGCAGAGGTTCTCCGGAAGGCGGCTGCCGAGCTCGAAGATTATAACGGAACCGGCATGTCGATTATGGAGCACAGCCATCGCGGAGAAAGCTACGAAACCGTCCATTATGAAGCCATCGCAACGGCCAAACGGCTGCTCGGAATCAGCGATGCCTATGATATTTTGCTTTTACAGGGAGGCGCGAGCCTCCAATTTGCCATGGTCCCTTATAATCTATTGGCGCAGGGAAAAAAAGCTAATTACATATTAACAGGATCCTGGTCGGAAAAGGCAAAAAAAGAAGCAGATCATTTAGGTGAAACCTATAGTGGCGCGAGTGGAAAAGATAATCATTATTCGCGGGTGCCCGATTTTGATACGATTAGGACTGATGCAACCGATGCCTATATTCACTTGACGTCCAACAACACGATCTACGGAACAGCATGGCAAGATTTCACAAGGGTGTCCGAATGGGAAGCTCCCGTTATCGCTGATATGTCAAGCGATATATTCAGCCGCCCGCTTCCCGTTGAAAATTTTGATCTCATTTACGCGGGAGCCCAAAAAAATATCGGACCTTCCGGGGTCACGCTCGTGATCATTTCGAAAACATTGCTTGAAAAGACAGCAGCCATCGCCGGTGACGTTCCCGCGATCTTGCGTTACCGCACCCATGCTGAAAAAACATCCCTCTACAATACACCTCCGACTTTCGCCGTATACATGTTGAAAAACACGTTGCAATGGATCGAGGCAAACGGTGGATTGCAAGCGATGGACGCCCGCAATCGGGAGAAAGCCGGACGCTTGTACGATGCGATTGATGAAAGCGATGGGTTTTATCGCGGCCATGCGCACCCATCCAGCCGTTCCAATATGAACGTCACCTTTACGCTCCCGACCGAGGAGTTGACAGAACGTTTCCTTGAAGGGGCAAAAAACAAAGGGTTCAGTGGTTTAAACGGACACCGATCCGTGGGAGGATGCCGCGCTTCTATATATAACGCCGTCCCCCTTGAATCTTGTGAAGCCCTTCGCGATTTTATGGTTGCTTTTCAAAAAAAACATCAATAA
- a CDS encoding LiaF domain-containing protein — MERSRISMLFMFVLASGLIFQLLMAGVSLFGFILPLIFAFIALFCVFTMHKSGTYFFMALSAALMAGYWTTIGTWIFLVAIPVLFLIIAMLKKSGKVIDVDKDLGGNGKVQPSSKPAQTQLVVPKSKWVVLGDYKLKKQAFSIQDEVELNVLLGSASIDMSRAAIEVESIDFAVLDVLSETKINLPEEWSATVEIVSVLGSVKVLGHKEEGAFDRTTLQFGEPEQSFGHLNVKVTTVLGEVKISQKNRNS, encoded by the coding sequence ATGGAACGCAGCCGTATTTCCATGTTATTCATGTTCGTGTTGGCGAGCGGTCTTATTTTTCAATTACTTATGGCCGGAGTAAGCCTATTTGGTTTTATCCTGCCTTTGATATTTGCATTCATCGCCTTGTTTTGTGTGTTCACAATGCATAAAAGCGGCACCTATTTTTTCATGGCTTTATCCGCGGCACTTATGGCAGGATATTGGACGACGATTGGCACTTGGATATTTCTCGTAGCCATACCGGTGTTATTTTTGATCATTGCAATGCTTAAAAAATCCGGCAAAGTGATAGATGTCGATAAGGATTTGGGCGGGAACGGTAAAGTGCAGCCATCCTCGAAACCGGCGCAAACACAGTTGGTCGTTCCGAAAAGCAAATGGGTGGTGCTCGGAGATTATAAACTGAAGAAACAGGCGTTTTCGATACAAGATGAGGTGGAATTGAATGTCCTTCTCGGCAGCGCCTCCATTGATATGAGCCGTGCAGCAATCGAAGTAGAATCCATAGATTTTGCCGTTTTGGACGTCCTTAGTGAAACGAAAATAAACTTGCCGGAGGAATGGTCGGCAACTGTTGAAATTGTTTCAGTGCTGGGAAGCGTAAAGGTGCTTGGCCATAAGGAAGAAGGGGCGTTTGATCGCACCACCCTTCAATTCGGCGAACCGGAGCAATCATTTGGGCACTTGAACGTAAAGGTGACCACGGTTCTGGGCGAAGTGAAGATTTCGCAGAAAAACAGAAATAGCTAA
- a CDS encoding sporulation YhaL family protein, whose translation MQERSKRMLLTLVIIFLGLAVLQRFTSNAAITTIPWWVTVVILAAIVSGYMWIRTSLEDRKAEAEWIEQEGRVYIRRMEHERQQRASATNQEQ comes from the coding sequence TTGCAAGAAAGGTCCAAACGCATGCTGCTAACGCTTGTGATTATTTTTCTGGGCCTCGCGGTGCTGCAAAGGTTTACTTCGAATGCAGCGATAACGACAATTCCGTGGTGGGTAACGGTTGTAATTTTGGCCGCGATCGTTTCCGGATATATGTGGATTCGGACAAGTCTTGAAGACAGAAAGGCAGAAGCGGAATGGATTGAACAAGAAGGGCGTGTCTATATTCGCCGAATGGAGCATGAGCGTCAGCAACGGGCTAGTGCTACGAATCAAGAACAGTAA